aaagccgctaccaaaaaaaaatgtaataactttttttctatttaataataataatttaataattaatttaattaattaattaattaatttaattaataataatttaataattaatttaataatttaatttaacatgaataaaagaaaaatgtattccatacaccgaaaaaaaaatgtagcaatattcatcattgtagcaatattcatcagccaccctgtaggtgTGTGGAAGCATAGTTCGAAGACTAAAAATTTCTGGAGTTCAACAAGGATACGGGGAATGGaggacacagagcctgtattcttcaAAGAGTAGTCTAAGTATTTGTATCCTTCCACCGctaaaattcgctgaaatttcagtagaagccagccttgaaattaatGTATGATACAcgattacactgaaaaaaaagttggccgaaAATTTAAGATTCCTTATTCGttggattttagcaatgaaaataaGCCAAATAACCAAAACGTTAAAATAAAgatacaatatttaaataaaaatttttatttgctaccggacatgaccatccgtttgaatttttgatcactgattgattcttattttactataTAGACgaccaattattattttttcaaaaattatgttttttttttttaatttagaatcttaactaaaacaaaataaaatggcattaagttcggccgggtcgaacttcgggtatatatgaaaaccaactTTCTCATATGTTATGccaccatagcagctttatcgaaatatggtccgaattggaaattcggcacggacatagagtggtctaataagtggaagtcattcttcaatttcgtagaacaaaatattggtatttttgatagctttatccaaatatagaccgatctgaaccatatacgacatgaatgtcgaaaaaccttacataagtcactgtgtctaatttcagcgaaatcggattacaaatgcagcttttatgagaccaagattttaaatcgagagatcggcctatacggcagctttatccatatctgaaccaatctgggccaaattgagaaggGATGTTgatgggccaaacacaactcactgtcccaaatttcggcgacatcggataataaatgaaatgtgctttttatggggtccagactttaaatcggcatatcggtcagtatggcagctaaatctaaatccgaaccgatctgggctaaattgcagaaagatgacaaggggcttaacacaactcactgtcccaaatttcagcaaaatcggataataaattcaccttttatggggcctagactttaaatcgagatatcggtctgtatggcagctatatctaaatctgaaccgatctgggccaaatttcggagagatatcgaagagccttacacaactcacagtccctattttcggcgaaatcggacaataaatgcgccttttatgggcccaaaaccttaaatcgagagatcggtctatatggtagctatatccaaacctgaaccgatctgttcaaaattgaagaaagatgtcgagtggcctagcacaactcactgttccaaattttagcaaaatcagataataaatgtggcttttatttgcctaaaacattacatcggaggatcggtctttatgggggctatatcaagatatagtccgatatagcccattttcgaacttaacctgcaaacaaaacaaaaaagaatctgtgcaaagtttcagctcaatatctctatttgtaaagactgtagcgtgattttaacatacagacggacggacgtggctagatcgtttcAGACTTTTACGACGATTTGTACATTATAGgaccggaaatggatatttcaatgtgttgcaaacggaatgacaaaatttatataccccGATTCTTCGGTGGTGAATTGTAAAACTATTAAAGGCGTCTGGTACACTATTGTTTTGTCAAAACGTCTATGTCCTAATTTTCCTTCAATTTAGatgtttgtctttaataacaaggcacaaagttaaggattttttaacctaccatttaaaataaaaatccttaattttaaggaaaatatctttcaccaGAGGGAAAGTTTCCTTAGAGAGTTGAAAacttgatcatctttaaattgaGTTTGCTAATCTTTTGTTTGAATCTTTTAAATTGGGTCAAAAAACGTTTTCAGTGTATATATGGTACACGATTCAGTGATGCCGCTACACgatgctggttgaagccgcttctgcaggcaAAACGAATCTCATTGTAGGaaatgatgctaatgcacattacTTGATATGGGGAATTTCGGATaccaacgaaaggggtgagctgctcaTCGAATGTATTATAAGTTGccatctggcgatttgtaatgaaggaaataaaccgacctttattaccaggtaCAGGCTTATATCCTCCGATACGaaggtaacatctagtaccATGTTACCTTCGTATCGGAGGATATAAGCGGAAGGATATGAGACtcggaagtgttggatgaccacagcttttctgatcatcgttatattagtttcagccttggagaaaaaaaaaatactgcacATGTTGTCCCTTAGAAGAAacgcggattgggataaattgcGGCACACACGACTATTCCTTTTAGACCAAAAATGGAAGTGTTATGCTGGATACAATGCCCGACAGTGTTGATTACACATTGCTTGATccgcttttttataaaatatgatATATCACTATTCCtggtagaaccgattggaagtaCAATATCCCTGGAAATAGAagatacatagacttctatacggatagtCCCAAACTACACAACTAGGTAGGCTTTGGGGTGCACTCTGCtgaactaggactggtcatcTGCAGAAGTTTACCCCgtcactgtagtgtgtatcaagcggagatccttgcagttatgtggtggaatagctaagatataatgtcacaaCGACGACCATTTAGTTTCTGGGTAGCATATTCTGAAATCAACAACCTCCATCGTCTGTCTCAAATCTTAAAACGAGATGCCTGCACAGTTCAAAAATCACCAGTTTAGAAcatacgtctcagtcattagtccgtcataacagatcactgaCTGATCGGAGAACATGGTGACAGACAGAAGGTTAGAGATAACGACTTTTCCATTAGaagtgaggacgtcgaggaaagaGAGAATATTAAACATTTGGTGTGTGTGCCTTCCGTACTGGCAGCTAGaaaaagttccactttaggatgtttgagaacttgtctgatttatcgCATGTTGTTAGGCTTGATCTGGGTAGTTCAACGGTTGGAACTAGATGGTAtctccttctcctgttcctatggtatcacaatggacgaaaacgtccaagtgagtctgatggcagacctaacctaacttacagAGTaccttgatattaaaaattaattattagtATAACAGATTATATATCTGACACCCGGGAACCCTCATCGTAAGTAATAAATTTTTGGAGACGAAATTTCACTGTTCTGAATTTTAGAGAAATCAGATAACGAATGAGCCTCTTAAGACCCATACCtgtaaatcggattatattgctGTCATAAATGGAACGATGTTGAACGATGTTAGGCAGGGATTTTAGCAATAATGAAtaagccttttataggcccaagacctacAATCGGAAGACATATGGgtcgatgtggaccatattcgtTATGGATGTCCAAAgttttaatacaattcactgttcttatttcagcaaaatcaagtaAATTAGCCTTTTGTGGgcacaaatcggaagatcggttcgaTCCACATCGGAACAAGTATGGACCATACTCGTTATTAAGGGCGAGAGACTAATAAAAGTGCATTATAACTTATGATCCTGGTCTgccaatgttaaaaaaaattgtctgcgcaaagtttcagatcaTGTTTAATGACTGTGTCGGGATTCTAATAGAGAACCGGACGGACAAGTCTAtatgtcctcagaattttacAACAACGAGAATATGATTATGGATATGGAAATTTCAATGCGTTTCAAACGAAATCAGAAAATGATCATTCgtccttccttcggtggtgggtatagaaataagGATAGGATTTGTCGGCATGTGAAGCACAATTAGTTACCTCCTAAGTAGATATAGTCTTCAGCAAACCGATCTTCTTACATTGTACCCAaaacaataggatgggggttaatTTATCCGTTTTAAATACCTTTATGCCCGCCCAGTAATGGGTTCCAAACCCAACgagaaaattgaaaacattttatagGTGGACTGTTTACTCGTTAAAGCAGAAGTTATGTAAATATCAGCGAAACAAAATTACAGTTCTTGAGGTCGTTATGAATGATCTTGGACTGAAActtaaaaataacttttttttatttcatattcagATTCTAGGTTCACTTCTAATATGGTTCGGTGCTTGGCTATATCAAAGCGTGGAGGATGCCAAATTCGACCATGGAGAAGAATTGGCCTCTATTGTAATAATGACGCTGGGTGCGGTGCTCATATGTACAGCTATCTATGGATCAGTTGTTACCGTACTGGGTCACATCAACATGTTGATTGGTGTAAGTATGACAATTCGTAGTTTGTTGTAATGTTTTTTGTAaagttttaatttgtttttaattgtatACAGTACGCAGTTGTATTGATTGTTTTACTAGTCATACAAATAATTTTGGTAAGCATCAGCTATACTGCGTTAAACAATGGCGTTTCCGAGAAACTTCAACAAGGCTTTGACGAGCTCTGGGATCCGTTACACCGTGGACCAAGCGCTGCCTTGTCTTTCTATGAGGAATGGGTGAGGAAGGACAAGAcaaatgctgatattttttatatgtaacTTTTTTCTAGCTACAATGTTGCGGTAGGAATAGTCCCGAAGACTATTACCTTCTCGATAAATTTCCTACCAACAGTTGCTGCAAAGACCACAACTGCATCAAGATCTTCAATTTGTACAAGGATGGTTGTGAGGACAAGTTTCGTGACTATGTCAAAGTCAAGGTCTATAATTTCAATCTACTCAGTTGGGTGATCATAGTGACAGAGGTAAAAGCTTTGAAATCCTTCCGTATTCATAGATTCATAATGATCCCATTTTCGTTTACAGTTTGTTGGCTCCATATTTGCTTGTCTCTTGATAGACAGCATACGAAATTATAGGGACCTGCAGCGTTTCTATAGTTGAAACTCGTAGTAAATCTTAGAAATATTTCCGTTTATTAGATACGATagctcatagaaaatttcgagcCATGCTTaagaataataaattttttattatataataaAGTTATTTGATTACATACCAGCGCTTACAAGCTTAAGAAAGATTTAGATTAGTTGAATGTCATGGATACACCCGTTTATTATCATCATCGATTTGGCATTAGCTGGCTCAAAATACGGGCATGTTTTCAAAACCAGTTAAAAAtacgtttttgtgtttttatgaaTGAATCGAACGAAGTATTGTACACCGAAAAAAATAAGCCTCGTTttaagtatttttgtttttaatttaataaattcaAAGCCTTGTCTGTAACTATACAAAATAGTTGATGAAATgaattcatatattttactGATAAAACCACTAATATGAGTGTTAAGataaaaaataccaaatttgagTATTAGTGatttgaataaatatttatgtcgaTTAAAATATTAGTAGCTTGATTTTTATCAACGTTTCGCTTAGGttgtaatttaataaaaaaatgaaactatatatttaaaattaatacaCTGTGAATAATTGGATCTGGGACAATTTGTGCAactttcaatacgaaattaaaaaaaatcaaataactaCGCTTGGAAAGGCTCTAGAATAGTtacatacacccagagaaattatTCTGCTAATGTCTgctgattttaaattaaaacttttgcTACATTTTTGAGTGaatccaaacaaaaattttgaacttttaaattaataaaaaattagcCGATTTtagttattaatttttgtttggaatcataaatataatagtagtagttattttgtctgctattatttaaattcatttaaaaattagcaaaatacaggaagttgaaaaaattttacgtTTTATGCTTGCAAAATAGGAAAATAAgatgaaatataaattttttttaatacttatgtcattttttattttttttttttcatttgaacagaaaatgtttgctgttttagcaaacacttACTGCTTattatgaaaacccattttccacacgaTACggagggactcacggagacccCGGAAACTtgaaataatgacgttgatcgaacgtttataataacggaatttatggtgaaggaatgcttgaggagcttcaaaccatttaattcacccggacctgatggaatatttccggcgttaccacagaaagaggcagactatctgacgcttcgtctggccaaaattttcacagcgtgccaagAACTTACATATACTCcggaagcctggcaggaggcaagggtggtgtttagacccaagcccggcaaggcaagttatgcgacataaaaggcctacagatccttacgtcctttctactcaaaaccatggaacgtattgtggacaccatgaaatagagtatgacatccagcgaactgctcaaatacaaacagcatgcctatgtcaaggaaaggtcggtggagactgccctgcacgaggttgtgcataaaatagaagaatccttcgatgccaaaacgtacacactggcggtatgcattgacatcgagggggcttttaacaatgtgcggagcgacacactgatccaatccttaaaccagtaccggatggacccggtccttagagactggataaaccatatacaaaggaacaggtggataaattgtgtgtccaatggcatatatataagggagaaagtggcacaggacacgccacaggggggcattttatcgggactcctatgggtgatcaccatgctacgcagacgatgttataatacttctaagggataaggatccgaacgagctatgcagaagggccgaaaggatcttgcatatggcatatgactgggctagacacaGGCGTCTCAGAGTTAACcaagagaagactaaaataagACTGTTCACGATGAAAACGAAGGAGGGgaaaatttaacgcaccacgtttccccaataagacgatttcaatatctgactaGGTCAACTACTTAGGtgggatcttggacaggaaactgaattggaagtgtcacattcagaagcgtactgagaaggctcacagatgttgggcactatgtatgcACTATGCCTGAATTctaggatagtccattggctctacaggagcgtgattagaccaatacttagttacgcctcaaagtgcaacataaggaccatgtaacaggttcagagaacaagtAGTTTTGGcattggcggagcgatgaggaccacgcccactagggcactggagactattctagatatccgacccattgtcatacagattaagtgtgaggcagccactgcggctattagactaaaggattgaggatgggagcagctcataccatcacggtataatcgaggcgacgataggaaacctggatagaagggaagaggtttccgatcggatacctgagatgaaccttgaagtcgagtgcgagtcactgctgccatcggcacagtcttggattgacggaaccctagtaatgccttctggaagatcatgttacacggatggatcaaagctaggggacaaagTGGACCTGGGGTTTAAATTGAGAAtcaagggactgagatctgttttagactgcctgaccataatacggccctgcaggcggagatccggcgaTCAAGgattgcgtgaagtggtgtggtgcttacgcgatgacgtcgattgtgaacatctttaccaactgtaaaattgccataagggcaataacaatcaggacggtaaggtcacgaacagtcttgcagtgtaagaaggagattaacgccatctctgaggatggcaaaatccgcatagtttgggtgccgggccataacggattaaggagaaatgaaagggcagaggatttggcggtgaaggccagaggactgccgtcaataaacttggttaagcctttcgggtcgacgcagtccgagttaagggagtgggcgacgaatgcgcatgcaacattgtggaacagcgaaacggtcgataggacggcgaaaatcctatggggggatccagattgtgagaagatgaggctattactgaaaggaagcaagaaggaggtcagtacagctacTTATATCATAACGCGACACATACGACTACGAGcacacttatgttaaatcgatgtggcaagtgatagcatgtgtagggcatggggggaagatgatgtgacgttgaagcatttctttgtcattgctcggcttttgtgtctaacagataccgatacttaggtggagacacaatatcagacatgaaccaacttaggggagtgatattgaaaactattaaggattttgtaagtagcacggaattcctaacttaaaatttaggatcggggtataccaattacgtcattctgtttgtaactcttcgaaatattcgtctaagaccccataaagtatatatattcttgatagtcatgacattttaattcgatctagccttgtccgtccgtctgtctgtcgaaagcgcgctaactttcgaaggagtaaagctagccgcttaaaattttgcacaaatacttctcattagtgtaggtcggttgggattgtaaatggggtatatcggtccacgttttgatatagctgccatataaaccgatctgggatcttgacttcttgatccactagaatgcacaattcttatccgatttggctcaaattgtgcacgagttgttttattatgacttccaataactgtgctgagtatgcttgaaatcagtccataatctgatgtagctgtcatataaagggcgcaattcctatccgatttggctgaaattgtgcactgaaattttgctggggtcttgaatttttgagcgtctaaagggcgcaattcctatccgatttggctgaaattttgcacaacgggtttcgatatgacttccaacaactgtgcttagtatgcttttaatcggttcataaccatatgaaccgccatataaaccgatcttgaatcttgacttcttaaggcactagagggcgcaattcttattcgatttggctgaaattttgcattaggtgttttgttatgactcaaatgtgtttttaatcgatccataacctgatatagctgctatataaaccgatctgggaaattttgtacaacggcttctcctatgaccttcaacgtatttgtcaaatatggttcgtaTCGGTCTATTGcttaatacagctgccatataaaccgatctctctatttttcttcttgagcctctaaagggcgcaattcttgttggctgaaattttacacgatgacttctactatggtctccaatattcaattcaattatggtccgtgtcggactataacttcaatattaaattaattattttcttttatcctttgtttgcctaaaaggagatatcgggaaaagatctcgacaaatgcgatctatggtggagggtatataagattcggcccgtctgaacttagcacgcttttacttgtttcagttAATTGATATAAGTTTAGTTgtgagatatatcaggttgaggaccgattcaaactatacttggcatggatggtgGAGGTcacagaagaagtcattgtgcaattcttttaaatgaaaatttacgGCTATAACTTCAAGTCGTCAGCCATATTTTCGGAATTATTTTCTAATCTCCAAATATAAAGCATAATATGGAGTTGAGTCTGCCACCTTCAAAATTAAGGATACGAATGGAAAGTATGGCGTTGAATTTAAGGACGATGAGGTCGAAGTACGGGGCCCTGAACGGGTTCCTGGCTCACGACGTTGTATTGGCCTGGGTACCCATACACATCGGTGTTCTGGAAAACGGACGAGTATGCCAGAAGGCGATCCTCCACGGCAAGCTGACTTATGACCGGTCTTGTACATATTTCACTTTAATCGGCTATTGGAGAACATTTAACCCATTAAACGAACGtataatagcgttccaagcaccttgGTCTTTTGCGTTGGTTCTATAATTTCTGAAACCAGGGTTTGATGTATCTCTCACCACTCGATCTTCCCATCGAGCTTTTGGCCgtcccagtttgcgtgtaccatcgtgatcGCCTTCAGAAGGCTTTTTCGCTGAGctttttcattcattctgacaacatgatctatccAACGCAACCgatgtattttgatatgtttaACTATGTTGATGTtgcagctcatacagttcgCGGTTCATACGATgccgatactctccatcaatgccaagtggtccataaattttacgaaaaatctttctttcAAACACCCCAAGCACTGACtcttctgctttcacaagtacccatgcctcagaatcatataacaacacgggtagaaTCAGTGTCATGTAAAGTGTGATCTTCATCTGTCGagtggtggccttgtttctaaactttcTACTCAAccgaaagtagcatctgttttccagtattattctttgccttatttcaaaactggtgtcatttgtttcggttacgacggtgcctaggtagataaaattgctgactatctcaaagtgaTGGTTCCAGactatttccattttcttcGTCTTCTCggacgttttgggagttgataccatcaattttgtcttatctccatttactgccagacccattttcactaatCTCTTTCGAATCTTTCAAAGATCGAAAAAGATTTCAAAGATCGAAAGATCTCCGTTGGGTTGCCAGGCAACCCTGGTCAGCTGCTGACCGTAAGAAGACGAGGAAGTTACTGGCCCTCGATAAGCGGTCACTGAGTATGATAACCGGATACTGAGCGATATGGCGGCATGCATACGCACAACGGCTACTGTGGATGATGCTTTGATGAAGATGGGACGATCGAACACCTGCTCTGCTCATAGCCTTTTCATCGTAGGTAGGCGGTGCTTCTCCGATCTCTGTGAACTTGCAGATATATCTGGGAAGTCTCCCCAGATACGTGGATAAGGTCtcggtcattgtgtccgtcatgacaagtcactgcCTAATCGAAAAACTTGCTGACTGACTAAAAATGgatgcaagtaacgacttctgcagaatctgtgaggacgtcaaggaagaagagactattgaaTAAAGGCGTGCAGCAGTGTAGCCATATACATACCTTATACTATTGGTATAAATGGGACGATATGTGTAATAGTTATGGTATGGCTTTGCCTGTGCGAACTCACTAAACTAAGGATCCCAATTTGGGATGAAAAGTCAACTTTTGTATTTTTcgactttttgttttgtaaaaaatcaatttttatactTTGTTAAAAGTCGAATTATGCAAAAAGTAGACGTTACGACTTTTTGTAAAAGATTTGCAAAATATCCTAAATACTCACATTTCCTACAAGTTCTCGTAGACTTTTGCCATCaagttatattattttttttatacccaccaccataggatggggtatactaatttagacATTCCGATTgaaacaactcgaaatattcgtctaagaccccataatttatacatattcttgatcgtcttgacgttctgagtcgatatagccatgtccgtccatccgtctgtcaaaatcacgatagaggtcgtacgcgtaaagctagccgcttgaattttaaacagatacttagtatcgaCGTagatctttggggattgcaaatgggtctaTCGATTcagatagatatagctcccatataaaccgatctcccgatttgacttcttgaccccttacaagccgcaatatttgtccgatttggctgaaattttgcatgtattgttctgttatgacttccaacaactgtaccaagcacggttcaaatcagtctataacctgaaatagcacccatataaaccgatcgcctgatttgatttcttaagccgcaatttttgtccgatttggctgcaattttgcatgcattgttctgttatgacttccaacaactgtacggtcaagtacggtccaaatcagtctataatctgatagagcccccatataaaccgatcgcctgatttgatttatttagtccttacaagccgcaatttgtgtccgatttggctgaaattttgcatgtattgttctgttatggcttccaacaactataccaaatacatgtccgtccgtctgtctgttgaaatcacgctacagtccttaaaaatatagatattgagctgaaactttgcacagattcttattttgtttataagcaggttaagtttgaagatgggctatatcgttctatatcttgatatagccatcatatagaccgatccgccgattaaaggttttaggccaataagcgccacatttattatccgactttcctgaaatttggaacagagagttttgttaggccactcgacata
The genomic region above belongs to Stomoxys calcitrans chromosome 5, idStoCalc2.1, whole genome shotgun sequence and contains:
- the LOC106081334 gene encoding 23 kDa integral membrane protein produces the protein MYISTRTYKFIVMSINVICAILGSLLIWFGAWLYQSVEDAKFDHGEELASIVIMTLGAVLICTAIYGSVVTVLGHINMLIGYAVVLIVLLVIQIILVSISYTALNNGVSEKLQQGFDELWDPLHRGPSAALSFYEEWLQCCGRNSPEDYYLLDKFPTNSCCKDHNCIKIFNLYKDGCEDKFRDYVKVKVYNFNLLSWVIIVTEFVGSIFACLLIDSIRNYRDLQRFYS